A region from the Clavibacter sp. A6099 genome encodes:
- a CDS encoding glutamine synthetase family protein yields the protein MDKQRDFVLRTIEERGIKFVRLWFTDVTGTLKSVAIAPAEVEGAFAEGLGFDGSAIEGLTRSYEADMLAHPDPTTFQILPWRGEIDPTARMFCDISTPDGQPAIADPRNVLKRTLEKAADRGFTFYTHPEIEFYLLKSSEFGVDGPEPVDAAGYFDNVPGGTAHDFRRRSVRMLEDLGISVEFSHHEAGPGQNEIDLRYADALTTADNIMTFRTVIKEVAIEQGVYATFMPKPLAAHPGSGMHTHMSLFEGDVNAFYASGAEYQLSTIGRQFIAGLLKHAPEITAVTNQFVNSYKRLWGGGEAPSFVTWGHNNRSALVRVPLYKPNKGNSSRVEYRAIDSAANPYLSFSLMLAAGLKGIEEGYELPAEAEDNVWTLSDAERRALGYAPLPSSLDHAIQLMERSELVAETLGEQVFNYVLLNKRQEWRDYRAQVTPYELRSNLEML from the coding sequence ATGGACAAGCAGCGTGACTTCGTCCTGCGGACGATCGAGGAGCGCGGGATCAAGTTCGTGCGCCTGTGGTTCACCGACGTGACCGGCACGCTGAAGTCGGTGGCGATCGCCCCGGCCGAGGTCGAGGGGGCGTTCGCCGAGGGCCTCGGGTTCGACGGCTCGGCCATCGAGGGCCTCACCCGCTCGTACGAGGCCGACATGCTGGCCCACCCGGATCCGACGACGTTCCAGATCCTCCCGTGGCGCGGCGAGATCGACCCCACCGCGCGCATGTTCTGCGACATCTCGACGCCGGACGGGCAGCCCGCCATCGCGGATCCCCGCAACGTCCTCAAGCGCACGCTCGAGAAGGCGGCGGACCGCGGCTTCACCTTCTACACGCACCCCGAGATCGAGTTCTACCTCCTCAAGTCGAGCGAGTTCGGCGTCGACGGCCCCGAGCCGGTGGACGCGGCCGGCTACTTCGACAACGTCCCCGGCGGCACGGCGCACGACTTCCGCCGCCGCTCGGTGCGCATGCTCGAGGACCTCGGGATCTCGGTCGAGTTCAGCCACCACGAGGCGGGCCCCGGCCAGAACGAGATCGACCTCCGCTACGCGGACGCCCTCACCACGGCCGACAACATCATGACGTTCCGCACGGTCATCAAGGAGGTGGCGATCGAGCAGGGCGTCTACGCGACGTTCATGCCGAAGCCCCTCGCAGCGCACCCCGGCAGCGGGATGCACACGCACATGTCGCTCTTCGAGGGTGACGTCAACGCGTTCTACGCGTCCGGCGCCGAGTACCAGCTCTCCACCATCGGCCGCCAGTTCATCGCGGGCCTCCTCAAGCACGCCCCGGAGATCACGGCCGTCACGAACCAGTTCGTGAACTCGTACAAGCGCCTGTGGGGCGGCGGCGAGGCGCCGAGCTTCGTGACGTGGGGCCACAACAACCGCTCCGCGCTCGTGCGGGTGCCGCTGTACAAGCCCAACAAGGGCAACAGCTCCCGCGTCGAGTACCGCGCCATCGACTCCGCGGCGAACCCGTACCTCTCCTTCTCGCTCATGCTGGCCGCGGGCCTCAAGGGCATCGAGGAGGGCTACGAGCTGCCCGCCGAGGCGGAGGACAACGTGTGGACCCTGAGCGACGCCGAGCGCCGCGCCCTCGGGTACGCGCCGCTGCCGTCGAGCCTCGACCACGCGATCCAGCTCATGGAGCGCTCCGAGCTCGTCGCCGAGACGCTGGGGGAGCAGGTGTTCAACTACGTCCTGCTCAACAAGCGGCAGGAGTGGCGCGACTACCGCGCTCAGGTGACGCCGTACGAGCTGCGCTCCAACCTCGAGATGCTCTGA
- a CDS encoding bifunctional [glutamine synthetase] adenylyltransferase/[glutamine synthetase]-adenylyl-L-tyrosine phosphorylase, whose translation MRRGQTLLGALARAGFARLSEVGEALEEAAELSGWAEAELVEALHSSADPDGALDALVRLLREDPERTRAVLADPDARHRLARVLGSSRGLAEFLTRHTDELEAFARPLEGMPTPADVRTCMLGSVHAVDGVAGITGTPARTALRIRYRALVARVAAWDLVHPDPLAAVRPVTAALADLAGAALEASLAVARAELSAPGSFGRARPEEIAATRLAVIGMGKAGARELNYVSDVDVIFVAEAATDADGRTVIEPSRAVELATRLAVLTMRGIDEHEIEPALWEVDANLRPEGKAGALVRTLDSHLAYYERWAKDWEFQALLKARPLAGDAELGERYADAVAPLVWSSASREGFVGQVQRMRTRVTDNIPADQLHQQIKLGPGGIRDIEFTVQLLQLVHGQGDEAVRDRSTLAALVALADAGYIGRTEAGEFAKDYRYLRLLEHRLQLEQLRRTHLMPTDEERLRILARSTGLDGRAEELTARWTATKTAVRTLHERLFYRPLLAAVASLPEESLALTSDQAAARLSAIGFVDARGALAHIRALTQGVSRSSAIQRHLLPVLLQWFADGPDPDHGLLAFRRLSEALGESNWFLRMLRDSAGAAQRLAQVLSGSRFVSELLDRVPETAAWLARDEDLRPRTWKALEEEAVATVNRHPTPDAAAAALRTLRRREVLRLAIGAIVGVTHVETLGPSLADITTATLRGVMRAIRREDGPWPEFAVVAMGRYGGAELGFGSDADVMYVFRPIAGMDPELAQRRAQLIVSELTRLTEDSRLPLDLDTGLRPEGRNGPVVRSFASYRAYYERWSLTWEAQALLRARGVVGDSGLIADFTSLADRIRYPEAIGDSDVREIKRIKARVENERLPQGADPTRHLKLGRGSLSDVEWLVQLIQLQHAHAHPALRTPTTLGALDAAVEAHLVAEDDAARLRDAWLLASRVRSAMTLWTNRTADVLPAERAALDAIARLLEYPPGSASVLEEEYLGVTRRSRAVFERLFYGVDDQPDPRGA comes from the coding sequence ATGAGACGTGGGCAGACGCTGCTCGGCGCCCTCGCGCGCGCGGGCTTCGCACGTCTCAGCGAGGTCGGCGAGGCCCTCGAGGAGGCCGCGGAGCTGTCCGGATGGGCCGAGGCAGAACTCGTGGAGGCGCTGCACTCCAGCGCGGACCCGGACGGGGCGCTCGATGCCCTCGTCCGACTGCTCCGCGAGGACCCCGAGCGCACGCGCGCCGTCCTCGCCGACCCCGACGCCCGCCACCGGCTGGCGCGGGTGCTCGGTTCGTCGCGCGGCCTCGCCGAGTTCCTCACACGCCACACGGACGAGCTCGAGGCTTTCGCCCGTCCGCTGGAGGGCATGCCCACGCCGGCCGACGTCCGCACCTGCATGCTGGGGTCGGTCCACGCGGTCGACGGCGTGGCGGGGATCACCGGCACGCCCGCGCGGACGGCCCTGCGGATCCGCTACCGCGCGCTCGTGGCGCGCGTCGCGGCGTGGGACCTCGTGCACCCCGATCCGCTCGCGGCCGTGCGACCCGTGACCGCCGCCCTGGCAGACCTCGCCGGCGCGGCCCTCGAGGCGTCGCTCGCCGTCGCCCGGGCGGAGCTGTCCGCGCCCGGCAGCTTCGGCCGCGCGCGACCCGAGGAGATCGCCGCGACGCGCCTCGCCGTCATCGGCATGGGCAAGGCCGGCGCCCGCGAGCTCAACTACGTCAGCGACGTCGACGTCATCTTCGTGGCCGAGGCGGCGACCGACGCGGACGGCCGGACGGTGATCGAGCCGTCCCGCGCGGTCGAGCTCGCGACGCGCCTGGCCGTGCTGACCATGCGCGGCATCGACGAGCACGAGATCGAGCCGGCCCTCTGGGAGGTCGACGCCAACCTCCGCCCCGAGGGGAAGGCCGGCGCGCTCGTCCGCACGCTCGACTCGCATCTCGCGTACTACGAACGATGGGCGAAGGACTGGGAGTTCCAGGCGCTGCTCAAGGCCCGGCCCCTGGCCGGCGACGCCGAGCTGGGGGAGCGGTATGCCGACGCGGTCGCGCCGCTGGTCTGGTCGAGCGCCTCCCGGGAGGGATTCGTGGGACAGGTCCAGCGCATGCGCACGCGCGTCACCGACAACATCCCCGCCGACCAGCTGCACCAGCAGATCAAGCTCGGGCCGGGCGGGATCCGCGACATCGAGTTCACGGTGCAGCTCCTCCAGCTCGTGCACGGCCAGGGCGACGAGGCCGTCCGGGACCGCAGCACGCTCGCGGCGCTGGTGGCCCTCGCGGACGCCGGCTACATCGGGCGCACGGAGGCCGGCGAGTTCGCGAAGGACTACCGCTACCTCCGCCTCCTCGAGCACCGGCTGCAGCTGGAGCAGCTGCGGCGCACGCACCTCATGCCCACGGACGAGGAGCGGTTGCGGATACTCGCGCGCAGCACCGGCCTGGACGGCCGCGCGGAGGAGCTCACGGCCCGGTGGACCGCCACGAAGACCGCCGTCCGCACGCTGCACGAGCGCCTCTTCTACCGGCCCCTCCTCGCGGCGGTCGCGTCGCTGCCCGAGGAGTCGCTCGCGCTCACCAGCGACCAGGCCGCCGCCCGTCTGTCCGCCATCGGATTCGTCGACGCGCGCGGGGCGCTCGCGCACATCCGCGCGCTGACGCAGGGGGTGTCGCGCAGCTCCGCCATCCAGCGCCACCTGCTCCCCGTGCTCCTGCAGTGGTTCGCCGACGGCCCGGATCCCGACCACGGCCTGCTCGCGTTCCGCCGGCTCAGCGAGGCGCTGGGGGAGTCGAACTGGTTCCTCCGGATGCTCCGGGACTCGGCCGGTGCCGCGCAGCGCCTCGCGCAGGTGCTCTCGGGATCCCGCTTCGTGTCGGAGCTGCTGGACCGCGTGCCCGAGACCGCCGCGTGGCTCGCGCGCGACGAGGACCTGCGCCCGCGCACCTGGAAGGCCCTCGAGGAGGAGGCCGTCGCCACGGTGAACCGGCATCCCACACCCGATGCCGCTGCGGCCGCGTTGCGCACCCTCCGCCGCCGCGAGGTCCTCCGCCTCGCCATCGGCGCGATCGTGGGCGTCACGCACGTCGAGACGCTCGGACCGTCCCTGGCCGACATCACTACGGCGACCCTCCGGGGGGTCATGCGCGCCATCCGCCGCGAGGACGGTCCCTGGCCAGAGTTCGCCGTGGTCGCGATGGGCCGATACGGCGGCGCGGAGCTCGGCTTCGGTTCCGACGCCGACGTCATGTACGTGTTCCGCCCGATCGCCGGCATGGATCCCGAGCTGGCCCAACGCCGCGCCCAGCTCATCGTCTCCGAGCTGACGCGCCTCACGGAGGACTCCCGCCTCCCGCTCGACCTCGACACCGGCCTGCGGCCCGAGGGACGCAACGGGCCCGTTGTGCGCTCGTTCGCGTCCTACCGCGCCTACTACGAGCGATGGTCCCTCACGTGGGAGGCGCAGGCGCTGCTCCGCGCACGCGGCGTCGTCGGCGACAGCGGCCTCATCGCCGACTTCACATCCCTCGCCGACCGCATCCGCTACCCGGAGGCCATCGGCGACTCGGACGTGCGCGAGATCAAGCGCATCAAGGCGCGCGTGGAGAACGAGCGGCTCCCGCAGGGTGCGGATCCCACGCGGCACCTGAAGCTCGGCCGCGGATCGCTCAGCGACGTGGAGTGGCTGGTGCAGCTGATCCAGCTGCAGCACGCGCACGCGCATCCCGCCCTGCGCACGCCGACCACCCTCGGGGCGCTCGACGCCGCCGTGGAGGCGCACCTCGTGGCCGAGGACGACGCGGCGCGTCTGCGGGACGCCTGGCTCCTCGCGTCGCGGGTGCGCTCCGCGATGACGCTCTGGACGAATCGCACGGCCGACGTCCTGCCCGCGGAGCGCGCCGCGCTCGACGCCATCGCGAGGCTCCTCGAGTACCCGCCCGGATCCGCGTCCGTGCTCGAGGAGGAGTACCTCGGCGTCACGCGCCGCTCCCGTGCCGTCTTCGAGCGCCTGTTCTACGGGGTCGACGATCAGCCGGATCCGCGCGGCGCCTGA
- the glnA gene encoding type I glutamate--ammonia ligase, with translation MFRDSSEVLAFIKDTDVKFLDIRFTDLPGVQQHFNIPASTVDEEFFSVGQLFDGSSIRGFASIHESDMQLIPDVTTAYIDPFRIERTLIMVFDIYNPRNGEIYARDPRQVAKKAEKFLAASGIADTAFFAPEAEFYIFDDVRYEVNQHTSFYSVDSEEGAWNSGREEEGGNLGNKTPYKGGYFPVSPVDKQADLRDDISLKLIDAGLILERAHHEVGTGGQAEINYRFDTMVHAADDILKFKYIVKNTAEQWGKTATFMPKPLFGDNGSGMHTHQSLWNDGKPLFYDEAGYGGLSDVARWYIGGILKHAPAILAFTNPTVNSYHRLVPGFEAPVNLVYSAGNRSASIRIPITGTNPKAKRIEFRAPDASSNPYLAFAAQLMAGIDGIKNRIEPHEPVDKDLYELPPEEAKNIPQVPASLGAALEALEADHEFLTAGNVFTPDLIETWIEYKREMEIKPLAQRPHPFEFELYYGV, from the coding sequence ATGTTCAGAGACTCATCCGAGGTGCTCGCGTTCATCAAGGACACCGACGTCAAGTTCCTCGATATCCGGTTCACCGACCTGCCCGGGGTGCAGCAGCACTTCAACATCCCCGCATCCACCGTCGACGAGGAGTTCTTCTCCGTCGGCCAGCTGTTCGACGGATCGTCCATCCGCGGCTTCGCGAGCATCCACGAGTCGGACATGCAGCTCATCCCCGACGTGACGACGGCGTACATCGACCCGTTCCGCATCGAGCGCACCCTCATCATGGTGTTCGACATCTACAACCCTCGCAACGGCGAGATCTACGCCCGCGACCCGCGCCAGGTGGCCAAGAAGGCCGAGAAGTTCCTCGCCGCGTCCGGCATCGCCGACACCGCGTTCTTCGCGCCCGAGGCCGAGTTCTACATCTTCGACGACGTCCGCTACGAGGTGAACCAGCACACGAGCTTCTACTCGGTCGACTCCGAGGAGGGTGCCTGGAACTCGGGACGCGAGGAGGAGGGCGGCAACCTCGGCAACAAGACGCCGTACAAGGGCGGCTACTTCCCCGTCAGCCCCGTCGACAAGCAGGCCGACCTCCGCGACGACATCAGCCTCAAGCTGATCGACGCCGGCCTCATCCTCGAGCGCGCGCACCACGAGGTGGGCACGGGCGGACAGGCCGAGATCAACTACCGCTTCGACACGATGGTCCACGCGGCGGATGACATCCTGAAGTTCAAGTACATCGTCAAGAACACGGCCGAGCAGTGGGGCAAGACGGCCACGTTCATGCCGAAGCCGCTCTTCGGCGACAACGGCTCGGGCATGCACACGCACCAGTCGCTGTGGAACGACGGCAAGCCGCTGTTCTACGACGAGGCCGGCTACGGCGGCCTGTCGGATGTGGCGCGCTGGTACATCGGCGGCATCCTCAAGCACGCGCCCGCGATCCTCGCGTTCACGAACCCGACGGTGAACTCCTACCACCGTCTCGTGCCCGGCTTCGAGGCGCCCGTCAACCTGGTCTACTCGGCGGGCAACCGCTCGGCGTCGATCCGGATCCCGATCACGGGCACGAACCCGAAGGCGAAGCGCATCGAGTTCCGCGCGCCCGACGCGTCGAGCAACCCGTACCTCGCGTTCGCGGCGCAGCTCATGGCGGGCATCGACGGCATCAAGAACCGCATCGAGCCGCACGAGCCCGTCGACAAGGACCTCTACGAGCTCCCGCCCGAGGAGGCGAAGAACATCCCCCAGGTCCCCGCGTCGCTCGGCGCGGCGCTCGAGGCGCTCGAGGCCGACCACGAGTTCCTCACCGCGGGCAACGTGTTCACGCCCGACCTCATCGAGACGTGGATCGAGTACAAGCGCGAGATGGAGATCAAGCCCCTCGCGCAGCGCCCGCACCCGTTCGAGTTCGAGCTGTACTACGGCGTCTGA
- a CDS encoding RDD family protein — MSATPQNPDLGDPGRNRWPGERLGLPERGRGSVARAGRRIVGICIDWALAVLVSWAFFAYDSTATLAIFAVMQYVLIVTLGGSVGHVVLGMRVRPLTGGYVSLWRPALRTVLLCLVVPAVVWNADQRGLHDVFSGTVLVRTS; from the coding sequence GTGTCCGCGACTCCCCAGAACCCCGACCTCGGCGACCCCGGCCGCAACCGCTGGCCGGGGGAGCGTCTCGGGCTGCCGGAGCGCGGGCGGGGCTCCGTCGCCCGCGCGGGTCGGCGCATCGTGGGCATCTGCATCGACTGGGCCCTCGCCGTTCTGGTGTCCTGGGCCTTCTTCGCGTACGACTCCACGGCGACGCTCGCGATCTTCGCGGTGATGCAGTACGTCCTCATCGTCACCCTCGGCGGGAGCGTCGGCCACGTCGTGCTGGGCATGCGCGTACGGCCGCTCACGGGCGGGTACGTGTCCCTGTGGCGACCCGCCCTCCGCACCGTGCTGCTGTGCCTGGTCGTCCCCGCGGTGGTGTGGAACGCCGACCAGCGGGGCCTCCACGACGTGTTCTCGGGCACGGTGCTGGTGCGCACGTCCTGA
- a CDS encoding J domain-containing protein, translating into MDQASAAALLGVAADADRPTVSRAYVRRARETHPDRLAGATPQQLKAAHERFVQLTLARDALLLRQRTGAHSSGPAGGGRTDPRREPVRSDPPRPQPQAERLSPYGRSRRERARRGLGPSIAAVCALAGVLVVVVSFQDSTRARFTTVGADLTQGATVVTVDDPASRASECIDTTSCTLLDMTAPEDCSAALVRFEVTTGRSDDGRETESRELGAVRAGSPARVVLGGVDPELVYLGCEPG; encoded by the coding sequence ATGGACCAGGCCTCCGCTGCGGCGCTGCTCGGTGTCGCCGCAGATGCCGACCGTCCCACCGTCAGTCGTGCCTATGTCAGACGAGCGCGCGAGACCCACCCCGATCGCCTGGCTGGTGCGACGCCCCAGCAGCTCAAGGCCGCGCACGAGCGCTTCGTCCAGCTGACGCTGGCCCGGGACGCCCTGCTCCTCCGCCAGCGGACGGGCGCGCACTCCTCGGGACCCGCAGGTGGGGGCCGCACGGATCCCCGTCGCGAGCCGGTGCGCTCGGACCCGCCCCGGCCGCAGCCGCAGGCGGAGCGACTGTCGCCCTACGGGCGCTCTCGACGCGAGCGGGCCCGCCGGGGTCTCGGGCCGTCGATCGCTGCGGTCTGCGCATTGGCCGGCGTGCTGGTGGTCGTGGTGAGCTTCCAGGACTCGACGCGGGCGCGTTTCACGACGGTCGGCGCCGACCTCACCCAGGGGGCGACCGTCGTGACCGTCGACGATCCCGCGTCCCGCGCGAGCGAGTGCATCGACACGACGTCGTGCACGCTCCTCGACATGACCGCGCCGGAGGACTGCAGCGCGGCGCTCGTCCGCTTCGAGGTCACCACCGGGCGCTCCGACGACGGGCGGGAGACCGAGAGCCGCGAGCTCGGCGCCGTCCGCGCGGGATCCCCCGCGCGGGTGGTGCTCGGCGGGGTCGACCCGGAGCTCGTGTACCTCGGGTGCGAGCCCGGCTGA
- a CDS encoding DUF4191 domain-containing protein: MARKTASPKAPKEPGRIKQMWQVFQMTRRYDKSSVWWMLLALLGPIVIGVLLAIFATGGAWLTGILFVIAGVFAGILAFLIVLGRKAERAAYLQIKGQPGAVGVVLRSSLKRGWVGSEMPVAVNGKSQDAVYRAVGRPGVALIGEGPKSRTTRMLEDERRKIARVLPNVPVHFVFVGPDADSVELHKLAGRLQRFPRTITKAEVLAVNNRLTSLGQNSMPIPKGVDPFKVRPSRAR, translated from the coding sequence ATGGCCCGCAAGACAGCCTCTCCGAAGGCACCCAAGGAACCCGGCCGCATCAAGCAGATGTGGCAGGTCTTCCAGATGACCCGGCGGTACGACAAGAGCTCGGTCTGGTGGATGCTCCTGGCACTGCTGGGTCCCATCGTCATCGGCGTCCTGCTGGCGATCTTCGCGACCGGCGGCGCGTGGTTGACGGGCATCCTGTTCGTCATCGCGGGCGTGTTCGCGGGCATCCTCGCCTTCCTCATCGTCCTCGGACGCAAGGCCGAGCGTGCGGCGTACCTGCAGATCAAGGGCCAGCCGGGCGCCGTCGGCGTGGTCCTGCGCAGCTCGCTGAAGCGCGGATGGGTCGGCAGCGAGATGCCGGTCGCCGTCAACGGCAAGTCGCAGGACGCCGTCTACCGCGCCGTGGGGCGTCCCGGCGTCGCCCTCATCGGCGAGGGACCGAAGAGCCGTACCACGCGCATGCTCGAGGACGAGCGTCGGAAGATCGCCCGCGTGCTCCCGAACGTCCCCGTGCACTTCGTGTTCGTCGGCCCCGACGCGGACTCCGTCGAGCTGCACAAGCTGGCCGGTCGCCTGCAGCGGTTCCCCCGCACCATCACCAAGGCCGAGGTCCTGGCCGTGAACAACCGACTCACCTCGCTGGGGCAGAACAGCATGCCGATCCCCAAGGGCGTCGACCCGTTCAAGGTCCGCCCGTCGCGGGCACGCTGA